AACTAACTCACCCTCTCATCCGCACGGCATTAAAGTACGGTTGCAGGACGGGCAAGTTGGCAGAGTCCAAAATATCATTCAATAAGAAAAGGAGCTCATTTAAACTTGAGCTCCTTTTTCTTTATTAACCTTTAATTTTCTCGATGAAAACTACTTTTAAATAGTCTCCTTCTTTAAATTGATCAATTGTACGGAAATCTTCTGGTAAAGAATGTTCTTCTAATATTTTATATTTACCGTTCATTTCTTTGAATGCTGTATCGATAAAGCCATTAAACTTTTTCATATCGAATGCGCTACAATTTGTAGAAGCAACGATAATACCGTTATTTTCTGTAATCGCAATTGTTTCTTTTAATAAGTTTTTATAATCTTTCGCCGCACTGAACGTATATTTTTTTGAGCGTGCAAAACTTGGAGGGTCAAGTACAACCATATCAAATTTCATCTTTTTCTTAGCAGCATATTTGAAATATAGAAATACATCTTCTACAATAATATCTTGTGCTTCGTAATCAATTTCATTTACACTAAACTGCTCGATCGTTTTACTTAAGCTACGATTTGCAAGGTCAACACTTGTTGTTTTACTTGCGCCGCCAAGTGCTGCAAATACAGAGAAAGCTCCAGTATAAGAGAACATATTTAAAACTGTTCTTCCTTTTGCATATTTATCACGAATTTGTTTTCGAACGTTACGTTGATCTAAAAATACACCAACCATCGCCCCGTCATTTAAATATACAGCAAAGTTTACACCGTTTTCTTTTACGATAAGTGGGAACTCACCGCGCTCTCCTGTTACGAAATCATCACCTTCAATGTACTTTCCTTTCGTATCAAAACGTTTTTTCTCATAAATCCCTTTGAAGTTTGCTACTTTTTGAAGTGCTGCTACAATCTCATCGCGGAAAGTATAAATCCCTTCACTATACCAACTAATTACGTAATAGCCGTCATAATAATCGATAATTAAGCCACCAAGACCGTCACCCTCACCGTTTACCACACGGAATGCTGTTGTATCATTTGATTTATAAAAATCTTTTCGTTTATGTAAAGCAGATTTTATTTTACTTTCAAAGAAATCCTGATTTATTTGCTCTTTCTCTTTTCTCGTTAAAATCCAGCCATACCCTTTATTTTGTTTTCCATAATAGCCTTTTCCGATAAATTGGTTCTTCTCATCTACTACGTTGATGATTGTCCCTTCTTCACGAATATCGTTTAAATTTTGAATCGCATCTTTTAAAATAAGCGGATATCCACTTTTAATTTCTTTTATAAATTTCGGTTTTATTTTTATAGTTACTTCAGATCGCATGTAATGTCTTCCTTTCCATTTGAATGCTTTCTAATTAGTAGGAAGCAATGTAAAAAATGAGGCTGAAAAAAGCCTCGTTTCACTATACCATATTATTGCTTTACTCGTACAACTAGCTCATCCTCTCGCTTAATTGAAAAAAAACTTATATATTTTATCATTACCATTGACAATGATAATGATTTTCACTATCATTTAATGTATATGAAACGATGAAAATAATGATAGATTTATAGGAGGAATAAAGAAATGATTATTGTTACAAATACATCTAAAATTACGAAGGGTGACGCACATAAATTAATTGAGCGCTTTAATAAAGTAGGTAAAGTTGAAACGATGCCTGGTTTCTTAGGACTAGAAGTTCTTCTAACTGAAAATACAGTTGATTATGATGAAGTAACGATTAGCACTCGTTGGAATGCAAAAGAGGATTTCCAAGGTTGGACAAAGAGTACGGCCTTTAAAGATGCGCATTCACATCGTGGTGGATTACCAGATTTTATTATCGATAATAAAATCTCATTCTATGATGTTAAAATTGTTCGTATGCCAATTGCCGCGGCTCAATAACTTCGTTTTTAATAGTTGGTATAGAAGTATGAGAAGGAATACATCTTCTCTACTTCTATACCTTTTCTTTTTTCAACTTCTTTTCACCAACTTCGCATGCACGACTAGTCTGCCCGCCTCTGGATCTAGTGCATAATCACACGTTGAAAGTGTTAAAATTTGATCATCCGCTGTCACTTTTGTATCTGTTTTATAGAGTGACCTATCCTTAATTTTTTCTAGAAAAGATGCATAGTCTTCATCGCTTCCAAAATCCGTTTCAATATAATAGAAATCAGTTGTCGTTGTATATACTGAAAATACTTCTACATCATATCCTTCAAACAAAGTATCGTAGTACAATTTGCGATGAGACATGAAGAAATCTTCTTCTAATATTTTTTTAAGACTCCCAAACATAGAGCCGTCTTTCATACGATGTCCGTATAGAATTGTATTTCGATTTTGAGATTTTACATCGTTACGATGATCCATAAAAATACTGCCTGCCCTCATGTCCTCACCTTTATAATTACGGTATAAATAGTAATCGTTGTCTTTCGCTTGAACAATCGGATAATTAATTTGCGTATCATCCACCGTAATCCAGCCAACTATTTCTGGATTAATTTTTTGTAAGGCTTGAAACTGCGCACGTACTGCTCCATCTGATGATTTTTCTTCCATCGGACTCCTTTGATAAATATCTTGTGCTTCAGCCATTACTTTACGATTTTCATAGTAATCCATGAACATCCCGCCTAATTCATACACGGAGTAGAAAAAGATACCTAAAAAAGCAACTGTAAGTATTCTTTGAAAAAAGGAATTCTGTTTCTTTTCTTTCTTGCCGCTCAAATTATCACCTCAAAACGGATTACCAAAGGGATTTAGTCGCCTATCAAATACCCATTGGCACCATATACAATCCTGTATCTTCATCGTGCTTTACAACAACGTCTACACCATATATCGTCTTGATCATATCTTCCGTTACGACTTCACCTGGCTTACCCTTCATCACAATTTCTCCATCTTTCATAACGATAATATGATCGCTATAACGGATTGCTTGATTAATGTCATGTAATACCATAACAATCGTTAAACCATGTACTTCATTTAACTCTTTCACTAACTCTAATATTTCAAGCTGATAGTAAATATCTAAATACGTCGTTGGTTCGTCTAAAAACAGCATGGGCGTATTTTGCGCTAAAGTCATCGCAATCCAAACACGTTGCCTTTCCCCACCAGATAATGCATGTATTGGCTTATCACGCTTATCTTGTAGTCTCGTACACGTCAATGCTCTTTCTATTGCTTCGCTATCCTCATCCGTTTGTGTAGAAAAAATATTTTTATATGGCATACGCCCAAAACTCGTCAATTTTTCAACTGTAATATCTGCTGGCGCCTCATTTTGCTGATGAACGACCGCTAGCTTTCTAGCAAACTCTTTCGGCTTATACTGGCTAATAGCTTTCCCATCTAGCATTACTTCTCCGCTACGGGGATCATGATTTCGCGACATAACACCTAGTAATGTTGATTTCCCACAACCATTTGGACCAATAATTGTTGTAATTTTTCCAACCTCTATCTCACTACTAACAGACTTTAAACGATCCGTTACATTATCATAAGAAAAGGTTACATTTTTAATTTCCATGAACTCGATCACTCTTTCTAAGCAAGAATATTAAGAACGGACCACCGATGACTGCCATAATCGTCGCCGCTGGAATTTCATTAGGCGGTACGATTAGCCTACCAATTGTGTCTGCCGTTAAAATTAATAACGCACCTGCAAGGGCTGAAAATGGAATAAGTACTTTATGATCTGATCCAACCAGTTGCCTTGAAATATGCGGGATAAGTAATCCAACGAAAGCGATAACACCCGCAATTGCAGTTGATACAGCTGCTAAAAGAACAGCAATGCCAGAAATAATAAGGCGTACCCTCGTCACGTGAAGTCCAAGGTTTTTAGCCGTTTTATCTTGTAGAGATAATAAATTACACCACGCCCCTACAAACAGTGCAAGTATAAGGCCGATTGATCCATATGTAACAAGTACTTCCACATCGCCCCATGTCTTCATCGTTATATTAGATGTTGTCGTCTGCTTAATACTTTTAATGAAATATCCGCAAATCGTAACGAAAGATTCATTTAAACCAGTAAACATCGCATTTATCGCTATACCGATCAAAATGATACGCAGCGGACTTAAACCTGATTTCCAAGAAAACGCATAAACGAGATAACAAGCAAACGCACCGCCTAAAAACGCGAATAGTGGTGTCCAGAAAAAGAACTGAGGGAATAGCGTAATGATAACAAGCGTCATAAAACTGGCCCCTGAAGATATCCCGATAACCCCAGCATCCGCAAGTGGATTTTTCATAACTGCTTGGAAAAGCACACCTGAAACAGCAAGCGCCGCTCCAGTGAAAAGTGCAATGATGATGCGCGGGAAACGTAAATCTTTAATGACTTCAACATCTTCATTTGTCCCTGTAAATATACCTTGAAAAAGATCAATGACACCTATTTCTAAACTACCTTTCACAGCGGATACAGTAGTCATAATAACTAGTAATACTGTGACGATGA
This Bacillus mycoides DNA region includes the following protein-coding sequences:
- a CDS encoding class I SAM-dependent rRNA methyltransferase, producing the protein MRSEVTIKIKPKFIKEIKSGYPLILKDAIQNLNDIREEGTIINVVDEKNQFIGKGYYGKQNKGYGWILTRKEKEQINQDFFESKIKSALHKRKDFYKSNDTTAFRVVNGEGDGLGGLIIDYYDGYYVISWYSEGIYTFRDEIVAALQKVANFKGIYEKKRFDTKGKYIEGDDFVTGERGEFPLIVKENGVNFAVYLNDGAMVGVFLDQRNVRKQIRDKYAKGRTVLNMFSYTGAFSVFAALGGASKTTSVDLANRSLSKTIEQFSVNEIDYEAQDIIVEDVFLYFKYAAKKKMKFDMVVLDPPSFARSKKYTFSAAKDYKNLLKETIAITENNGIIVASTNCSAFDMKKFNGFIDTAFKEMNGKYKILEEHSLPEDFRTIDQFKEGDYLKVVFIEKIKG
- the isdG gene encoding heme oxygenase, translated to MIIVTNTSKITKGDAHKLIERFNKVGKVETMPGFLGLEVLLTENTVDYDEVTISTRWNAKEDFQGWTKSTAFKDAHSHRGGLPDFIIDNKISFYDVKIVRMPIAAAQ
- the srtB gene encoding class B sortase yields the protein MSGKKEKKQNSFFQRILTVAFLGIFFYSVYELGGMFMDYYENRKVMAEAQDIYQRSPMEEKSSDGAVRAQFQALQKINPEIVGWITVDDTQINYPIVQAKDNDYYLYRNYKGEDMRAGSIFMDHRNDVKSQNRNTILYGHRMKDGSMFGSLKKILEEDFFMSHRKLYYDTLFEGYDVEVFSVYTTTTDFYYIETDFGSDEDYASFLEKIKDRSLYKTDTKVTADDQILTLSTCDYALDPEAGRLVVHAKLVKRS
- a CDS encoding ABC transporter ATP-binding protein is translated as MEIKNVTFSYDNVTDRLKSVSSEIEVGKITTIIGPNGCGKSTLLGVMSRNHDPRSGEVMLDGKAISQYKPKEFARKLAVVHQQNEAPADITVEKLTSFGRMPYKNIFSTQTDEDSEAIERALTCTRLQDKRDKPIHALSGGERQRVWIAMTLAQNTPMLFLDEPTTYLDIYYQLEILELVKELNEVHGLTIVMVLHDINQAIRYSDHIIVMKDGEIVMKGKPGEVVTEDMIKTIYGVDVVVKHDEDTGLYMVPMGI
- a CDS encoding FecCD family ABC transporter permease — encoded protein: MNKKIWSFFIVTVLLVIMTTVSAVKGSLEIGVIDLFQGIFTGTNEDVEVIKDLRFPRIIIALFTGAALAVSGVLFQAVMKNPLADAGVIGISSGASFMTLVIITLFPQFFFWTPLFAFLGGAFACYLVYAFSWKSGLSPLRIILIGIAINAMFTGLNESFVTICGYFIKSIKQTTTSNITMKTWGDVEVLVTYGSIGLILALFVGAWCNLLSLQDKTAKNLGLHVTRVRLIISGIAVLLAAVSTAIAGVIAFVGLLIPHISRQLVGSDHKVLIPFSALAGALLILTADTIGRLIVPPNEIPAATIMAVIGGPFLIFLLRKSDRVHGN